One Cicer arietinum cultivar CDC Frontier isolate Library 1 chromosome 8, Cicar.CDCFrontier_v2.0, whole genome shotgun sequence DNA segment encodes these proteins:
- the LOC101511736 gene encoding uncharacterized protein, whose protein sequence is MSSSKLALYGTSLFRIPRIQTLTTTKLNHHLLFLKPIPPLRRHDSFFFSSSSSSSSSSAAAAETLSSVNHPWPEWISFVDRLTTKGYISKTTEDDSVYSNINLLKDPSLSFARDRYDLFKLLPLEDIQAVVEGGCPNLLRKSVNSAKRLRAHLRLDEGDVCSACNLRDSCDRAYVIVKESEADARTVDIVRILLYYAIDPLVLSGGEKPPGREVIETSARKLLSQLIELSESSPAPAPLPAPAPGRSKSTAQDAVGKVQPLSFRATMMSNHVEMKKGDWMCPKCNFMNFSRNIQCLNCKDDKPKDINPPMEMKEGDWTCPECSFLNFSRNIRCLKCKADGPKSVDNTNEFQKKKGDWTCPQCGFMNFASNVKCLQCPELRPKKNPGDWSCPKCDFMNFASKVKCFRCEEPNPSPKKYPGDWSCPKCDFYNYARNTSCLKCNTKHQKVQPTSEDEEHIWRRRN, encoded by the exons atgtCAAGTTCAAAGCTCGCACTGTACGGAACCTCACTGTTCCGTATCCCTCGAATTCAAACTCTAACTACCACCAAACTCAATCATCATTTACTCTTCCTCAAACCCATACCACCACTCCGCCGCCAcgattctttcttcttctcctcCTCATCCTCCTCCTCTTCTTCCTCCGCCGCCGCTGCAGAAACTCTATCTTCCGTCAACCATCCTTGGCCTGAATGGATCTCATTCGTTGACCGGTTGACCACCAAAGGCTATATCTCTAAAACAACTGAGGATGATAGTGTTTACTCCAACATCAATCTCTTGAAGGATCCTTCTCTTAGCTTCGCTCGTGACCGTTATGACCTTTTCAA ATTGCTGCCATTGGAAGATATTCAAGCAGTTGTTGAAGGAGGATGTCCTAATCTTCTCCGTAAATCTGTTAATTCGGCTAAACGGCTAAGAGCTCATCTGCGATTAGATGAAGGAGAT GTTTGTAGTGCTTGCAATCTGCGAGACTCATGTGACAGAGCTTATGTGATTGTAAAGGAATCTGAAGCCGATGCCCGAACTGTGGATATAGTGCGGATACTTTTGTACTATGCAATAGATCCACTTGTTCTTTCTGGAGGAGAGAAACCACCAGGCCGAGAAGTTATCGAAACATCTGCGAGAAAACTTCTATCTCAGCTGATAGAGTTGAGTGAGTCATCTCCGGCTCCTGCTCCTCTTCCTGCTCCTGCTCCTGGTCGTTCAAAGTCCACTGCACAGGATGCTGTTGGAAAAGTCCAACCTCTAAGTTTTAGGGCTACTATGATGTCTAACCATGTTGAGATGAAGAAAGGTGACTGGATGTGTCCAAA ATGCAATTTTATGAACTTTTCTAGGAATATCCAATGCTTAAATTGTAAGGATGATAAGCCGAAGGATATTAACCCTCCTATGGAAATGAAGGAAGGAGATTGGACCTGTCCCGA ATGTAGCTTTTTAAATTTTTCCAGAAACATAAGGTGTTTGAAATGCAAAGCAGATGGGCCCAAGAGCGT CGACAACACGAATgagtttcaaaagaaaaaaggagATTGGACATGTCCACA GTGTGGGTTCATGAACTTTGCTAGTAATGTCAAGTGTTTGCAGTGTCCTGAGTTAAGGCCCAAGAAAAATCCTGGGGATTGGAGTTGTCCTAA GTGTGATTTCATGAATTTTGCGAGTAAAGTCAAGTGTTTCCGTTGCGAAGAGCCAAACCCGAGTCCCAAGAAATATCCTGGTGATTGGAGTTGTCCAAA